The following proteins come from a genomic window of Megalobrama amblycephala isolate DHTTF-2021 linkage group LG1, ASM1881202v1, whole genome shotgun sequence:
- the LOC125250282 gene encoding olfactory receptor 52K1-like, whose product MKDLPAQNISFTDFKLNGFYSLGEWRPFLFIPFFLMFLLSIQANSILIYLIKSQKSLHSPMYVLIGVMAVVDLILPIIFVPNMLLSFLFNWSGISLTGCLIQMFGIHFVGTFQNTLLLWMALDRYFAICKPLNYHKYMEIPNFLKYVVVPVIRNGLLIVTMVSLAGKLSFCVTNVIDHCFCEHMALVQLACGDISVNNIVGLVSAFLIPTADFILITVSYVVIFTSVLKSGKAHVKALNTCITHLIVLTFSLTSALTAFLSYRIRNNISSSNRVFISIVYLFFTCCFHPIIYGWRTKEIRQTFIKFFNNAKVFPLKI is encoded by the coding sequence ATGAAGGACCTTCCTGCACAAAATATCTCATTCACAGACTTCAAATTAAATGGTTTCTACAGCTTAGGAGAATGGaggccttttttatttattcctttCTTTCTTATGTTTTTATTGTCTATCCAAGCAAATTCTAttctaatatatttaataaaatctcAAAAATCTCTACATTCTCCAATGTATGTACTAATAGGTGTTATGGCAGTTGTAGACTTGATCTTGCCAATAATTTTTGTACCAAACATGCTTCTtagctttttatttaattggAGTGGGATATCTTTAACAGGTTGTTTGATACAAATGTTTGGCATTCATTTTGTTGGAACATTTCAAAATACTTTGCTTTTGTGGATGGCACTGGATCGTTACTTTGCAATATGCAAACCTCTTAATTATCACAAATACATGGAAATTCCTAACTTTCTAAAGTATGTTGTTGTGCCAGTAATCAGAAATGGACTTCTGATAGTCACTATGGTCTCTCTGGCTGGAAAACTGTCATTTTGTGTAACAAATGTGATTGATCACTGTTTTTGTGAGCACATGGCATTGGTTCAGTTAGCATGTGGAGATATATCTGTTAATAATATTGTAGGACTTGTGTCTGCTTTCCTTATACCAACTGCAGATTTTATTCTCATTACTGTTTCCTATGTTGTAATTTTCACCTCTGTGTTGAAATCTGGAAAAGCTCACGTGAAGGCCTTAAACACCTGCATTACTCACTTAATTGTCTTAACATTTAGCTTGACTTCTGCACTGACTGCATTTTTGTCATACAGAATAAGGAATAACATTTCCTCCAGTAACCGTGTATTCATAAGTAttgtttacttattttttaCATGTTGTTTTCACCCAATAATTTATGGATGGAGAACAAAAGAAATAAGACAAACGTTTATAAAATTTTTCAATAATGCAAAGGTCTTtcctttaaaaatatga